CATCTAATGCGCCACTGACAAGAACTTTACCATTTGGAGTTACAGCTAAAGATAGTACATTGCTTGTATGTTCCACAAAGGAGCGAGTAAATTTGCGGCTTTTGAGGTTCCAAAGGTTAATAGTGTTGTCATCACTGCAACTGGCAAGAGTTTGACCATCTGGCGAAATCACGATAGATTCTACTGCAGCTTTTTGTGCTCTATCAATAATTCCAAGCCTTCTGCCAGTTATTGTATCCCATAAGCGAATTATGCCTTCATTATCATTGCCACCACTAAGAAGAATTCGGCTATCTGGAGTGAAGGCGAGAGATTTAATAGGTCCGGTATGCTGTATGAATGTGTAAAGAAGTTGTGGATTCGCAACACTAGTCGTCGGTTGAGCTACTGGTGTCACTTTAAACTCAACAGGGATTGCAGATGGTACTTGGATCAGCGAAGTGATGGCAACGGCACCTGCTACACTCATGAGTGTCACAAAATTCTTGGCACTGGTTATTTGAGACTGAAATTCCTTTATACGCCCATAAAGCTTTGCATTTTGGATTTGCAAGAGGAATTTATTGTGATTATTCATATATTTTAAATATCTCAAGACAGCCTGTACCATATTGACAGGCGGTAAACTTCCGCCCATCAATGATCATACTGGCGCATAGGTAGCAAAGCATACCATATTTATTTGTTTTTAGCAACAATCAATAATAAATATCATGACTCAAATTTCAGAGCCAAAATCTACCGATATGGTGGCTTTTTCTTAGAAACACTCAGCATCGGTAAAGCAGGACTTGACGATCGCTCAGGCAGGTAATGTTGTACAACAGGTTCATCAGGTAAGGGGCGGCGTTGTTGAATCCGCCACCATTTGTAGGCTAGCGCCACTCCTGTTGTCCCTAAGCCAAAAGCAAACAACGACCACCTATCGTCAAACCCACCAATCAATGCATCTATGACTCCCATTGTAATCAGTACACTGATCAGTGGTTCTTTACGGTAGCTTGACTTCAAAAAACGAGGAAATACAGCATTCATCACAAGCTTTTTTGTTCCTGTTCACCTTTAGATATATATTTATATTTTTTGAGAGCACCTAAGCGAGCGATTGACGCTTTTGTGATAGAGCCTCAATTTCATTATAGTTCGGTTCAGTTCTACTACCATTAACGCCCAATTAAAGGTTTTATTAAGTCAAAACCAGCCGCGATATTCAGCTGGTTTGAGCTTCTGGTCATTTTTGTGGTACAAGAGTCACTTCTAAGTTGGTAAAATCCTACTTAAGACCGAGCCATGATAAGACTCCTTGGTTGGTAACATATTCTATTACCACCATGATTAGGAAGCCAATCATTGCAGCTCGACCATTCAAACGCTCAGCATATTCATTAAACCCGAACTTCGGCTCTTCCAACTTAGGAGTTACGCTTGGCTGTATCATCATTGAAAACCTCTTTTTGGCAAATGAACTTTTAAGTGGATATCTGAAACTGGATATTTGAGTAACAACACAACTGAGCTATTTTACAGGATTGTCACTGTTTACAATTATTTACGATTCTTATCTTAGTTTATTGTAGAAGCAGTTTCGTAATCGTCAAGAGCAAAAGTTTGAACTACAGTGGTGGTATCACAGAGAGTTAAGTTGTCCAGAGTAGTCAAGTGTAGAGTGCCAAAGGTTAATCCCTTGTAAAGGTATCCTCTGTTCGAGGGTGAAACAGCGCTGTGTTCTCAAAGCTGAGTGTAGTCTTTGCACTTCAATACTTTCGACTTCAATACGAGTTATAAAATTCGTAGTTTCTGATTCAACAGAAAATGAATGAGACTGACAAACTATAGCTATACAAAAATCCATAAGAGGCGATAAATGGAAATTGGTATTCCTAAAGAAACAAAAGACCTAGAGTTTCGAGTTGGCTTAAGTCCTTCTAGTGTGCGAGTCTTACAAGAAAATGGTCATAGAGTTTTCGTAGAGACTCAAGCCGGTATCGGGGCGGGATTTACAGATGATGACTACATTAGCGCTGGCGCGAAAATAGTCACCACCACTGACGAAGCTTGGAAGTGCGAACTTGTTGTCAAAGTAAAAGAGCCATTGTCTGCAGAGTATAAGTTTTTGCAGAAGGGGCAAATTTTGTTTACATATCTGCATTTAGCAGCTGACCGAAAGTTAACCGAACATCTGATTGATTGCGGTGTAACGGCGATCGCCTATGAAACTGTAGAACAACCAGGGAACAACAAATTACCTTTGCTGAGTCCCATGAGTATTATTGCAGGTCGGTTATCCGTACAATTTGGGGCAAGATTTCTAGAGCGTCAGCAAGGTGGTAGAGGAGTTTTGCTAGGCGGTGTACCTGGAGTTAAACCAGGCAAAGTCGTGATTCTAGGTGGCGGTGTTGTTGGTACAGAAGCGGCGAAAATTGCTGTGGGTATGGGCGCTGCTGTCCAAATTCTCGATGTTAATGTTGAGCGCCTCGCGTATCTGGAAACCTTGTTTGGTTCCAGAGTCGAACTGCTTTACAGCAACTCCGCCCATATTGAAGCTGCGCTCAAAGATGCCGACTTGCTCATCGGTGCTGTTTTAATACCAGGACGTAAAGCACCCATCCTTGTGTCCCGCAACTTAGTAAAACAAATGCATCCTGGTTCTGTGATAGTCGATGTTGCTGTTGATCAAGGCGGTTGCGTGGAAACTGTACACCCCACATCCCATACTCATCCTGTTTATCTCGAAGAGGGTGTGGTGCATTATGGTGTTCCTAACATGCCGGGGGCAGTACCTTGGACTTCAACCCAAGCATTAAATAACAGCACTTTACCCTATGTTTTGCAGTTAGCAAATTCAGGGATAAAAGCACTGACAAACAACCAAGCATTAGCCAAAGGTGTGAACGTACAAGACCATCGCTTAGTTCACCCTGCACTACAAGAGGTATTTTCTGACTTAGTCGTGTAGTTGGTTATGAGTTTAGTAGTCCCCTCTTGGTCTTCTTTTTCTTCCTCTTGTTCTGTCGTTTTCCCAGTACCCATGAGCGGTAGCTTCACAGTAAAAGTGGCTCCTTGTCCTAGTCCTGGACTTTCGGCATGAACGCTTCCCCGATGCATTTCCACCAGAGAACGTACAATTGCTAGTCCTAGTCCCAATCCACCTTGGTGTCTGGTGATGCTACCATCAGCTTGACGAAAGCGCTCAAAAACATAGGGAAGAAAATCTGGGCTGATACCACTACCTGTATCGCTCACCCGAATAAGTGCTAAGGAGCTTTTAGCCGCAGATGAGTGGTGTTGCTGAGGTTGAAGTGTTTCTGAGGAAGATTCAGCACTGAGTAACAATCGTACCTCTACTCTTCCGTCTTTCGGTGTGAACTTGAGGGCATTACTCAGTAAATTCCAAGCTATTTGCTGTAAGCGGTTTGGATCACCACAAACGACAAAAGAGGTGGAGGAGTTTGCAGTCCCCTCTGGGGATGAAGAGAGTGAGGGAAAATTTTCCCTATCTCCTATAGTGTTTCTTGTTGCCTCGTTCTGTGTGTTAGTGTGTTCAATAATATACTCAAGTTGAATATTTTTTTTATCAGCTTCTAAGCGTACGCTATCTACAACAGTTGCAATCACAGATGTTAAATTAAGTTGACAGAGATTGAGCTTTAGTTTGCCACGCATAATCCGTGAGACATCTAGAATATCGTCTATAAGTTGTGCCTGCAAAGTAGCGTTGCGTTCAATCGTTTCTAGAGCGCGTGTAATGGCTTTTTCATCCATCTTTCGCTGACGCAGCAGTTTAGACCAACCTAATATTGAAGTTAAAGGTGTACGAAGTTCATGGGAAAGAGTCGCTAAAAACTCATCTTTAAGGCGGTTTGCTGTTTCAGCTTCTTGTCGGGCTGCTTGTTCGCGGATGAAGTTAATGTGTTCTTCTTGTGCTTGTTTGCGCTCTGTAATATCTTCTATCGTGCCGATATATCCAATAACTTCGCTTTGATCCGAAAGCATCGCCGACGAGGACATATGAACCCAACGCTGAATTCCTGTCGAGGTGAGTATGCGAAATTCTGCTGTGTATTCCTGTCGTCGCTCTGATATATTATACCAATCAGCAATCACTCGCCCTCTATCTTCAGGATGAATTGTTTGTGTCCAACCCTCGCCTAAACTCTCCTCCAGTGTCATCCCATAGATAGCTTGATATCGTGGATTAATATAAGTGCATTTACCTAATGTATCTGTGAGAAAAATGCCTACAGGCGAGCAAGCACTCAAAGAGCGAAACATCTCTTCGCGCTTTCTCAGTTCGGTATTCATCTGTGCCAATTGTGCCGCTTGTCGCTTGACTTCGACAGTTTTTTGAAACAGATCAACAAATGCGGCTACCTTGGATTTTAAAATTTCTGCATGAATGGGTTTGAACAGGTAGTCTACAGCACCAACAGAATATCCTTTAAACACCATGTTATCACTCGTGCTAAATGCAGTCAAAAAAATAATTGGTGTATGGCGCGATCGCTCTCGCTGTCGAATTAGGGCAGCTGTCTCGAACCCATCCATGTCAGGCATTTGCACATCCAGCAGAATCACCGCGAAGTCCTGATTAAGCAAACATCGCAGTGCTTGTGCGCCGGATGTAGCCCTCACCACATTTTGACGCTGACTACCTAAAATCGCCTCTAAGGCTAATAAATTTTCTGGATGGTCATCTACCAACAAAACGTTAACTTTCGGTTCAAATGGCATTTCTATCTGTATGCTTTGGGAAATAGATGAAAACGTTTTCACGTCTTCCTATTGACTGTGACGTTTGCGCTTATTTTA
This portion of the Brasilonema sennae CENA114 genome encodes:
- the ald gene encoding alanine dehydrogenase, whose product is MEIGIPKETKDLEFRVGLSPSSVRVLQENGHRVFVETQAGIGAGFTDDDYISAGAKIVTTTDEAWKCELVVKVKEPLSAEYKFLQKGQILFTYLHLAADRKLTEHLIDCGVTAIAYETVEQPGNNKLPLLSPMSIIAGRLSVQFGARFLERQQGGRGVLLGGVPGVKPGKVVILGGGVVGTEAAKIAVGMGAAVQILDVNVERLAYLETLFGSRVELLYSNSAHIEAALKDADLLIGAVLIPGRKAPILVSRNLVKQMHPGSVIVDVAVDQGGCVETVHPTSHTHPVYLEEGVVHYGVPNMPGAVPWTSTQALNNSTLPYVLQLANSGIKALTNNQALAKGVNVQDHRLVHPALQEVFSDLVV
- a CDS encoding response regulator; the encoded protein is MPFEPKVNVLLVDDHPENLLALEAILGSQRQNVVRATSGAQALRCLLNQDFAVILLDVQMPDMDGFETAALIRQRERSRHTPIIFLTAFSTSDNMVFKGYSVGAVDYLFKPIHAEILKSKVAAFVDLFQKTVEVKRQAAQLAQMNTELRKREEMFRSLSACSPVGIFLTDTLGKCTYINPRYQAIYGMTLEESLGEGWTQTIHPEDRGRVIADWYNISERRQEYTAEFRILTSTGIQRWVHMSSSAMLSDQSEVIGYIGTIEDITERKQAQEEHINFIREQAARQEAETANRLKDEFLATLSHELRTPLTSILGWSKLLRQRKMDEKAITRALETIERNATLQAQLIDDILDVSRIMRGKLKLNLCQLNLTSVIATVVDSVRLEADKKNIQLEYIIEHTNTQNEATRNTIGDRENFPSLSSSPEGTANSSTSFVVCGDPNRLQQIAWNLLSNALKFTPKDGRVEVRLLLSAESSSETLQPQQHHSSAAKSSLALIRVSDTGSGISPDFLPYVFERFRQADGSITRHQGGLGLGLAIVRSLVEMHRGSVHAESPGLGQGATFTVKLPLMGTGKTTEQEEEKEDQEGTTKLITNYTTKSENTSCSAG